A part of Gemmatimonas groenlandica genomic DNA contains:
- the tgt gene encoding tRNA guanosine(34) transglycosylase Tgt → MGWLSFLFLLSRFSACSAPLRSLRDQFYAQSDVPDLPRSPLVTAPFSFELDATDGLARAGQFTTPHGVMNTPQFMPVGTLASVKALDPEDLHRLGATMILANAYHLRLRPGDEMIRTMGGLHRFMHWDGPILTDSGGFQVFSLEGLRTINEQGVEFRSHLDGSLQQFTPESVMRIERNLGADVIMQFDHVVPGQTEAGLARVAMERSIRWLERCRVEFDRLMREDPDAPTPVQALFPIVQGGIHADLRRESATAIRDAADWVGLGIGGLSVGEAKPDMYAMLDVVNEALPTDRPRYLMGVGFPEDLVEGVARGVDLFDCVAPTRMGRTGAFFTTTGRRSIKNAAWRLDPGPLDDECSCAACSRFSKAYIRHLFVSEEILGLRLLSLHNVHFLVALMRDARAAVQAGTFQGWSRDWLARYHSRSTSS, encoded by the coding sequence TTGGGGTGGCTCTCTTTTTTATTTTTGCTTTCGCGGTTCTCTGCGTGCTCTGCGCCTCTGCGTTCCCTGCGTGATCAGTTCTACGCCCAATCCGACGTCCCCGACCTCCCGCGAAGCCCCTTAGTGACCGCTCCGTTCTCCTTCGAACTCGACGCCACCGACGGCCTCGCCCGCGCCGGCCAGTTCACGACGCCGCATGGCGTGATGAACACGCCGCAGTTCATGCCCGTGGGCACGCTGGCGTCGGTGAAAGCGCTCGATCCCGAGGATCTGCATCGCCTCGGCGCCACGATGATCCTGGCCAACGCGTATCACCTACGCCTGCGGCCAGGCGACGAGATGATCCGCACCATGGGCGGCTTGCATCGCTTCATGCACTGGGACGGCCCGATCCTTACCGATTCCGGTGGCTTTCAGGTGTTCTCGCTGGAAGGACTGCGCACCATCAACGAACAGGGCGTCGAATTCCGCAGCCACCTGGATGGGTCGCTGCAGCAGTTCACGCCGGAATCCGTCATGCGCATCGAGCGCAACCTGGGCGCCGACGTGATCATGCAGTTCGATCACGTGGTGCCAGGCCAGACGGAGGCGGGGCTGGCCCGCGTCGCGATGGAACGCAGCATCCGGTGGCTGGAGCGCTGCCGGGTAGAGTTCGACCGGCTCATGCGGGAAGATCCCGACGCTCCGACCCCGGTTCAGGCCCTCTTCCCCATCGTGCAGGGCGGTATTCACGCCGATCTGCGACGGGAATCGGCCACGGCCATCCGCGATGCCGCCGACTGGGTTGGCCTCGGCATCGGCGGGCTATCGGTGGGCGAGGCCAAGCCCGACATGTACGCCATGCTCGACGTGGTCAACGAGGCGCTCCCAACGGACCGTCCCCGCTATCTCATGGGTGTCGGCTTCCCGGAGGACCTGGTGGAAGGGGTGGCCCGCGGGGTCGACCTGTTCGACTGCGTCGCGCCGACACGCATGGGGCGGACGGGAGCCTTTTTCACGACCACGGGCCGCCGCAGCATCAAGAACGCCGCCTGGCGCCTCGACCCGGGGCCGCTGGACGACGAGTGCAGCTGCGCGGCCTGCAGCCGCTTCTCCAAGGCCTACATCCGGCACCTGTTCGTGTCGGAAGAGATCCTCGGACTGCGCCTCCTCAGCCTCCACAATGTACATTTCCTTGTTGCGCTGATGCGCGACGCACGCGCCGCTGTTCAGGCCGGCACGTTCCAGGGCTGGAGCCGTGACTGGCTCGCCCGCTATCACTCACGATCGACGTCTTCATGA
- the ruvB gene encoding Holliday junction branch migration DNA helicase RuvB → MSRAEITTPEALADESVVELSLRPQRLVEFIGQKKVKDSLGIAIAAARARKEPLDHTLFFGPPGLGKTTLADLMARELGVNLTTTSGPALEKPADLVGPLTNLREGDVLFIDEIHRMRPIIEEFLYPAMEDYRIDIRLSDGPKAQTVTMNIEKFTLVGATTRLGMLTAPLRARFGIVQQLGFYPVDELEVIVRRTGEVLKVEMDPLGAHEIAKRSRGTPRVANRLLRRVRDYAQVCADGRITLEVAQAALELNNVDHFGLDDMDARLLKSIIEKFDGGPVGLGTIAAAIGEDPGTIEEVYEPFLVQHGFLQRTPRGRVATAHAYRHLGYVPPIGAFEQPTLF, encoded by the coding sequence ATGAGCCGCGCCGAGATCACCACGCCGGAAGCCCTGGCCGACGAGAGCGTCGTCGAGTTGTCGCTTCGCCCCCAACGCCTGGTCGAGTTCATCGGCCAGAAAAAGGTCAAGGACAGCCTCGGCATCGCCATCGCGGCGGCCCGCGCACGCAAGGAACCGCTCGACCACACCCTGTTCTTCGGACCGCCGGGGCTCGGGAAGACCACGCTCGCCGACCTGATGGCCCGCGAACTCGGGGTGAATCTCACCACCACCTCCGGCCCTGCGCTCGAGAAGCCGGCCGATCTCGTCGGCCCCCTCACCAATCTGCGTGAGGGCGATGTGCTGTTCATCGACGAAATCCACCGCATGCGTCCGATCATCGAGGAGTTTCTCTATCCGGCGATGGAGGACTACCGGATCGACATCCGGCTGTCCGATGGTCCCAAGGCGCAGACCGTGACGATGAACATCGAGAAGTTCACGTTGGTCGGCGCCACGACGCGACTCGGCATGCTGACCGCACCGCTCCGCGCGCGCTTCGGCATCGTGCAGCAGCTGGGCTTCTATCCGGTCGACGAACTCGAAGTGATCGTGCGCCGTACGGGCGAAGTGCTCAAGGTGGAGATGGACCCGCTCGGCGCGCACGAAATCGCCAAGCGTTCGCGCGGCACGCCGCGCGTAGCGAACCGGTTGCTGCGTCGCGTGCGCGATTACGCACAGGTGTGCGCCGACGGCCGCATTACGCTCGAGGTCGCGCAGGCCGCGCTCGAGCTCAATAACGTCGACCATTTCGGACTCGACGACATGGATGCGCGCCTTCTCAAGTCGATCATCGAGAAGTTCGACGGTGGGCCGGTCGGGCTCGGCACGATCGCCGCGGCGATTGGCGAGGATCCTGGCACGATTGAAGAGGTATATGAACCGTTTCTGGTTCAGCATGGCTTTCTGCAGCGCACGCCGCGCGGCCGCGTTGCCACGGCCCATGCATATCGCCATCTTGGCTATGTTCCGCCCATTGGTGCTTTCGAACAACCCACCCTGTTCTAA
- the yajC gene encoding preprotein translocase subunit YajC encodes MSFSVLASFAALQLGGSSQIASMIFMYGAIFAIFYFVLIRPQQRQRKAHNELVQALKKGDEIVTAGGLVGEVVHINPVNKDGAASMEDRITIKTGESKVIVERGRISRVGSSTPAA; translated from the coding sequence ATGAGCTTCTCCGTCCTTGCCAGCTTCGCCGCCCTGCAGTTGGGTGGCAGCAGTCAGATCGCTTCCATGATTTTCATGTATGGCGCGATCTTCGCGATCTTCTACTTCGTGCTCATCCGCCCGCAGCAGCGGCAGCGGAAGGCGCACAACGAGCTCGTGCAGGCGCTCAAGAAGGGCGACGAGATCGTTACCGCCGGCGGCTTGGTGGGCGAAGTCGTGCACATCAATCCAGTTAACAAGGATGGTGCGGCCAGCATGGAAGACCGCATCACCATCAAGACGGGTGAGTCGAAGGTGATCGTCGAGCGTGGCCGCATTTCGCGCGTCGGCTCCTCCACCCCGGCGGCCTGA
- the queA gene encoding tRNA preQ1(34) S-adenosylmethionine ribosyltransferase-isomerase QueA: protein MPDSIDAIPQQGTRTSDYDYELPEERIAQRPVEPRDASRLLVVDRRDGSVAHRTFRDIAELIPAGDAIVVNTTKVFRARLLGHRESGGPAEILLLRPVNGDHYEAMIHPGGKLRPGRVVTIAPDFRVEIVDTTPRRTRIVRLHTNGDVAGTIERYGHVPLPPYIERADESGDIARYQTVYAETVGSVAAPTAGLHFTPDLLDTLRARGVEMAHVVLHVGAGTFRPVSDEDPSQHVMHEEWCEVTSDTAQQLNAVRARGNRVWAIGTTTVRTLETATDVHGVLHPFSGETNIFLRPPATIRGIDKLVTNFHLPKSTLIMLVAAFAGYDLTMQAYRTAVAENYRFYSYGDAMVVV from the coding sequence ATGCCTGACTCCATCGACGCGATTCCCCAGCAGGGAACCCGCACCTCCGATTATGACTACGAGCTCCCCGAGGAGCGCATCGCGCAGCGTCCCGTCGAGCCGCGCGATGCGAGCCGTCTGCTCGTGGTCGACCGGCGCGACGGCAGCGTGGCCCATCGCACGTTCCGCGACATCGCCGAACTGATTCCGGCGGGTGACGCGATTGTGGTGAACACCACCAAGGTGTTTCGCGCGCGACTGCTTGGGCATCGGGAGAGCGGCGGCCCGGCGGAAATCCTGTTGCTTCGCCCGGTCAACGGCGATCACTACGAAGCGATGATTCACCCGGGCGGCAAGCTGCGGCCGGGTCGCGTGGTCACGATCGCCCCCGACTTCCGTGTCGAGATCGTGGACACGACGCCGCGTCGCACGCGCATCGTGCGTCTGCACACCAACGGCGACGTGGCCGGTACGATCGAGCGGTACGGGCATGTACCGCTGCCGCCCTATATCGAGCGCGCCGACGAATCGGGCGACATCGCCCGTTACCAGACGGTGTACGCCGAAACGGTCGGGTCGGTCGCGGCCCCAACGGCCGGTCTGCATTTCACCCCTGATCTGCTCGACACGTTGCGCGCGCGCGGTGTCGAAATGGCGCACGTCGTCCTGCACGTGGGGGCGGGCACCTTCCGTCCCGTCAGCGACGAAGACCCGTCGCAGCACGTGATGCACGAAGAATGGTGTGAAGTCACCAGCGATACGGCGCAGCAGTTGAATGCCGTGCGGGCCCGCGGCAATCGCGTGTGGGCGATCGGCACGACCACGGTACGCACGCTCGAAACGGCCACCGATGTGCATGGCGTGCTGCACCCGTTCAGCGGCGAGACGAACATCTTCCTGCGCCCACCCGCCACGATCCGCGGCATCGACAAGCTGGTCACCAATTTCCACCTGCCGAAGTCCACGCTCATCATGCTGGTGGCCGCCTTTGCCGGCTACGACCTCACGATGCAGGCGTACCGGACGGCCGTGGCCGAGAACTACCGGTTCTATTCGTACGGCGACGCGATGGTTGTCGTGTAG
- a CDS encoding GWxTD domain-containing protein: protein MITMFGTSVRATRLALVLLLPVTLAAQPMAPQPTRQSIAQIADSVAAIGDTARAVALLDSAVRRDKRDAASWHQLGLLLWNQARSARNPDIMKDQKKIRMLIAADTSLRLATKLAPDSGRFWLSLSRFNLQSGVSTMRFASTGQAREVMTAAERVNDKVMLAEAADMAGMGAWRRYDAQANRGLPTGFSKIVVPSGMERRLARDYVNTIANKIEPPTGDADHAEALDLFSRAVGADSSNLMYSRHLYMAYVERKRWTDVVTVASMRARQFPLDFQSQLALGLAYHRLANEKGATIAFDSAFALMDDNEANRLKNLVRIMRPRPRANLKGTEQVADSASWARLPSSQREGLEAMFWMMSDPLALTQENEFRLEFLARVVYADFRWTVDDLNLRGADTDRGDVYVRYGPPDFEMTIPGSTTDGRQRLDGEVTLFWDYTNSFTFFFDLKPGYATGRLALFDRDYVERLNDVAPVSFANVPVTRLLDTIPMRIARFRSGADSTDALIAALVPIDSLVRGNVLERVPVDIDLRVFDQFVRVRGMESDQLTFARDSSAGSLGRLWSRRLGPGINVVRVEALQGDSKRGARAMARLDPATNVGFGMSDVLLGNKPELRSGVVTPSRWRDIAITPSVGSYARGSSLGLLWEMYDLVPKDGQTKYRVAITVERADRDGVAGFTLRVLDNLGRAVGRAQQSRDRFTISFDRQGGALPVLVEYLSLDMTQAPSGGYRMRVEVTDLANQKKTARNTEFRIR, encoded by the coding sequence ATGATCACAATGTTTGGCACGTCGGTGCGAGCCACTCGGCTTGCACTCGTATTGCTTCTGCCCGTCACGCTGGCGGCGCAGCCGATGGCACCGCAGCCCACACGGCAATCGATCGCGCAGATCGCCGACTCCGTTGCCGCGATCGGCGATACGGCCAGAGCCGTCGCTTTGCTCGATTCAGCCGTTCGCCGCGACAAGCGTGACGCGGCGTCGTGGCATCAGCTCGGCTTGCTGTTGTGGAATCAGGCCCGCAGCGCTCGCAATCCTGACATCATGAAGGATCAGAAGAAGATCCGCATGCTGATTGCGGCCGACACCTCGCTGCGGCTCGCCACGAAGCTCGCCCCCGACAGTGGGCGCTTCTGGCTCAGTCTGAGTCGGTTCAATCTGCAGTCTGGTGTCTCGACCATGCGTTTCGCGTCGACCGGTCAGGCGCGCGAAGTCATGACGGCGGCTGAGCGCGTAAATGACAAGGTCATGCTGGCCGAGGCCGCCGACATGGCGGGGATGGGCGCGTGGCGGCGCTACGATGCGCAGGCCAATCGCGGTCTGCCAACCGGCTTCTCGAAGATTGTCGTTCCAAGTGGCATGGAACGCCGGCTTGCCCGTGACTATGTCAATACGATTGCCAACAAGATCGAGCCGCCCACCGGCGACGCGGATCATGCCGAGGCGCTCGATCTCTTCTCGCGCGCCGTCGGGGCTGATTCAAGTAATCTGATGTACAGCCGCCACCTGTACATGGCGTACGTGGAGCGCAAACGCTGGACCGATGTGGTCACGGTTGCGTCGATGCGCGCACGACAGTTCCCGCTCGACTTTCAGTCGCAGCTGGCCCTCGGACTCGCGTACCACCGGCTCGCCAACGAGAAAGGCGCCACGATCGCCTTCGATAGCGCCTTCGCGCTGATGGACGACAACGAGGCGAATCGATTGAAGAATCTGGTGCGCATCATGCGCCCGCGGCCGCGCGCGAACTTGAAAGGAACAGAGCAAGTCGCTGACTCGGCCAGCTGGGCGAGGTTGCCGTCGTCGCAGCGCGAGGGGTTGGAGGCGATGTTCTGGATGATGAGCGACCCGCTGGCGCTCACCCAGGAGAATGAATTCCGCCTCGAGTTCCTCGCGCGCGTGGTATACGCCGATTTCCGGTGGACGGTCGACGATCTGAACCTGCGCGGCGCCGATACCGATCGGGGCGATGTGTACGTGCGGTACGGTCCACCCGATTTTGAGATGACGATTCCCGGCAGCACCACGGACGGCCGCCAACGGCTGGACGGAGAAGTGACGCTGTTCTGGGATTACACCAACAGCTTCACGTTCTTCTTCGACCTGAAGCCCGGTTACGCTACGGGACGTCTCGCGTTGTTCGACCGCGATTACGTGGAGCGGCTGAACGACGTCGCGCCGGTGTCGTTCGCCAACGTACCGGTGACACGACTGCTCGATACGATTCCGATGCGCATCGCCCGGTTCCGGTCGGGTGCCGACTCGACCGACGCGCTCATCGCCGCGTTGGTACCGATCGATTCGCTGGTGCGCGGAAACGTCCTCGAGCGCGTGCCCGTCGACATCGACCTGCGCGTCTTCGATCAGTTCGTTCGCGTGCGGGGGATGGAATCGGATCAGCTCACCTTCGCACGCGACAGCAGCGCAGGGTCGCTCGGGCGCTTGTGGTCGCGACGGCTTGGCCCCGGCATCAATGTGGTGCGCGTCGAAGCGCTCCAAGGCGACAGCAAACGCGGCGCCCGCGCGATGGCGCGGCTCGACCCGGCCACGAACGTCGGCTTCGGCATGAGCGACGTGCTGCTCGGCAACAAGCCGGAACTCCGCAGTGGTGTCGTCACGCCTTCGCGTTGGCGCGACATCGCTATCACGCCGAGCGTGGGCAGCTACGCGCGCGGCAGCTCGCTCGGACTGCTCTGGGAGATGTACGATCTGGTCCCGAAGGACGGGCAGACGAAGTACCGCGTGGCGATCACCGTGGAGCGTGCGGATCGCGACGGCGTGGCCGGATTCACACTGCGCGTGCTCGACAATCTCGGTCGGGCCGTGGGACGCGCGCAGCAGTCCCGCGATCGCTTCACGATCTCCTTCGATCGGCAGGGCGGCGCGCTGCCGGTGCTGGTGGAATACCTGTCGCTCGATATGACGCAGGCTCCATCCGGCGGCTACCGCATGCGCGTCGAAGTCACCGACCTCGCCAATCAGAAGAAAACGGCTCGTAATACGGAATTCCGGATACGCTGA
- a CDS encoding DUF3299 domain-containing protein, translating into MLRRSPVLSLAGISVVLLATTAFTTPARSTPPVRVAAAPVVSKAPTAPKAEAKASPKALVEEAVNIDWRVLAGLDYTNGKSTDTLKKLEGKLVRIPGFVVPLDDFQEEGAEFLLVPYYGACVHTPPPPPNQIVMVEMGGKKAVKLNLFDAVWMSGRLKIASVESPYGTVGYQLEGLKVEPYSSK; encoded by the coding sequence ATGCTCCGCCGTTCACCTGTGCTTTCGCTGGCTGGAATCTCCGTCGTGCTGTTGGCTACGACGGCGTTTACCACGCCCGCCCGCTCCACGCCGCCTGTCCGCGTCGCGGCCGCTCCTGTCGTGTCCAAGGCGCCGACGGCCCCGAAGGCTGAAGCGAAAGCTTCGCCGAAGGCGCTCGTCGAAGAGGCGGTGAATATCGACTGGCGCGTGCTGGCCGGCCTCGACTACACGAACGGTAAGTCGACCGACACGCTCAAGAAGCTCGAGGGCAAGCTGGTCCGGATTCCGGGCTTCGTTGTGCCGCTCGACGACTTCCAGGAAGAGGGCGCTGAGTTCCTGCTGGTGCCGTACTACGGCGCCTGCGTGCACACGCCGCCGCCGCCGCCGAACCAGATCGTCATGGTGGAGATGGGTGGCAAGAAGGCCGTCAAGCTCAACCTGTTCGACGCCGTGTGGATGTCGGGACGTCTCAAGATCGCCTCGGTCGAGAGCCCGTACGGCACCGTGGGCTACCAGCTGGAAGGACTCAAGGTCGAACCCTACTCGTCGAAATGA